From the genome of Burkholderia pyrrocinia:
GTTCGTCATCTGGTTCCAGCGCACGATGTTCTGTACCGACGTGCGGTTGTCGCGCGCGATCTTGTAGAGCGTGTCGCCACGCTCGACGCGGTAGAACCCGGGGCCGACAGGCGCGGAGCCGCACGCCACGAGCAGGGCGGCGCAGGCGGCTGCGAAGAGTCGCTTCGTTGTTGTTCCGAACATTGAACCTCGCAAAACCCTGCCGCGCACGACGCGGCAGGCAACACAAAACGTCCGATTTTAACGGGTTCGACCCGCGCACCGCAGTTTGGGGCCTTGGTCGAGGCTATCGCGCGCCTTGTTGGCGCGCTCGTTGTCAGCCTGCGAGCGGGATCACGCGGATCCGCAGCGTGGCCGTTTCGGTTGCGCCCGGCGCGAGCATGCGCAGCCCGAGGCCGTTGTGGATCGCATCCGGCAGGCCGAGCCACGGCTCGACGCAGTAGAAGTCCGACTCCGGTTTTTCGGTCCAGGTCGTGACCGCGTACCACGGGATCGAGCCCGGCACGTCGAGCGCGATCTCGATCGTGCGGCGGCGGCCCGGCATCACGATGCGCACCGGCGTCGACGGTTGGCCGTCGAGGCAGTGGAAGCGATCGAGGATGTCCGGATTGTCCAGGCGGTAACGGGCTTCGCCCGGCTCGGGCGTGCTGATCGAACCGTCCGCGTGCTGCGCGCAGCGGCGCGTGGGCGGCAGCTCGAGCGTGGTTTCGGCGCGTTCGCCGTGCGGCAACGCGAAATAGAAGTGGTGGCCGGCGTAGTAGGGCAGCGGCGTGTCGCCGCGATTGGTCGTCGTGAGCGCGACTTCGAGCGTGTGCGCGTCGGCCAGCCGGTAGGTCGTTTCGAACCGGAAATCGAACGGGTAGCTCGCGCGCAGCGCGTCGCTCGCGTCGAGCGTCATCGACAAGGCGGCGCCGTCGGCCGACGGGTGCGCGGCGAACGGCAGGTCGCGCGCGAAGCCATGCATCGGCAGGTCGCGGACCACGCCGGCGGCATCGCGCCAGCGGCCGAGTTCGCCGTCGACGCGATGGCGGCCGAGGAACGGGAACAGCAGCGGGTTGCCGCCGCGCACGCGCGCGAGGCTGCTCCAGTCGGCCGTTTCCGGCCAGAAGATGACCGGCTCGCCGTCGATGTCCCATGACAGCAGGCGGCCGCCGAATTGCGGGGCGACCCGGACGAGCGACGGGCCGGCGTGAAGTTCGTGAATGTCGTGTTGCTGGAAGATCGGCATGGCGAATCGGGTTGGGCGGGTGGACGGGACACGGCGCGCTCCATTATCGGGCCGCGGCCGGTCGGGGAAAACCCTTCTCGGGAAATTGCGAGTTTTTAACATTGTCAACGGTCTGGATAATGCGTCTAAACCGGTGATGTTGCCGGGTCATGACACTTCGTGGAGGGGGCCATGGATCTGGCAATGGCAATGGGTATCGCGTTGTTCGGCATGTTCACCGGCAGCACGGTATTATTTTTCTATCAGCTCGGCCGCTGACGGCAATTACTGCCGAAGTCGAAAGGCCCGCCATGCAAATGGCGGGCTTTTTGCTTTCTGTACGCTTACAAATTGCAAGCGTTTGTGTGCAATGCCGCAATATCCGGCCAAATGCCTTGGCGCAGTAATCCTGGCTCGGCATAATCGGGGCGCGTTTTTTCGGACGCGCATCGCGTCGTCCGTCTTTCTTCCCGCTTAATCTTCACTAAAAGGACCGACGCGTGAGTCTCTGGTTTCTGGTATTCCTGAGCGTCCTGCAGGGCGTCACCGAACTCTTCCCCGTCAGCAGCCTGGGCCATACGCTGCTCGCGCCGGCGCTGTTCGGCATGCATATCGACAAGCACGCGCCGCAACTGCTGCCGTTCCTCGTCGCGCTCCACCTCGGCACCGCGCTGGCGCT
Proteins encoded in this window:
- a CDS encoding aldose epimerase — translated: MPIFQQHDIHELHAGPSLVRVAPQFGGRLLSWDIDGEPVIFWPETADWSSLARVRGGNPLLFPFLGRHRVDGELGRWRDAAGVVRDLPMHGFARDLPFAAHPSADGAALSMTLDASDALRASYPFDFRFETTYRLADAHTLEVALTTTNRGDTPLPYYAGHHFYFALPHGERAETTLELPPTRRCAQHADGSISTPEPGEARYRLDNPDILDRFHCLDGQPSTPVRIVMPGRRRTIEIALDVPGSIPWYAVTTWTEKPESDFYCVEPWLGLPDAIHNGLGLRMLAPGATETATLRIRVIPLAG